The following coding sequences are from one Luteolibacter yonseiensis window:
- a CDS encoding proprotein convertase P-domain-containing protein — protein sequence MRIRRFAPLLTSLLTSVILMEETDAAIITFNYNVNQAIPDGSALGLSDTRTVITAYDQIQSVKVSIQVTGGMAGDYYVQLIGGSKNSVLMNRVGRTSTNSLGYSDSGFNVQFSDDAASGDVHTYRTTLFGNETTPLAGELGGVWAPDGRTTDPDAVLAADPRTSLLSNFTGMDPNGQWSLFLADMEGGDVGTLVSWQLEFDVVPEPRAAVLCLLATGIWLFRRPR from the coding sequence ATGAGAATACGCCGCTTCGCACCGCTGCTGACCAGTCTTCTGACATCGGTAATTCTGATGGAGGAAACCGATGCCGCGATCATCACGTTCAATTACAACGTCAACCAGGCGATTCCTGATGGTTCCGCGCTTGGATTGAGCGACACCCGGACCGTGATCACCGCCTATGACCAGATCCAGAGCGTGAAGGTGAGCATCCAGGTGACTGGCGGAATGGCCGGCGACTACTATGTCCAGTTGATCGGAGGTTCGAAGAATTCGGTGCTCATGAACCGGGTGGGGAGGACCTCAACCAACAGTTTGGGATACTCCGACAGCGGCTTCAATGTACAGTTTTCCGATGACGCCGCCTCGGGGGATGTCCACACCTACCGGACAACGCTTTTTGGAAACGAAACCACTCCTCTGGCAGGTGAGCTCGGCGGGGTATGGGCTCCCGACGGGCGGACCACCGATCCTGATGCTGTGCTTGCCGCAGATCCGAGGACCTCGTTGCTCTCCAATTTCACCGGTATGGATCCCAACGGACAATGGAGCTTGTTTCTCGCCGATATGGAGGGCGGCGATGTGGGAACTTTGGTGAGCTGGCAACTGGAGTTCGACGTGGTCCCTGAACCTCGTGCCGCGGTACTGTGCCTGCTCGCCACAGGCATCTGGCTTTTCAGGCGTCCTCGGTGA